Proteins from a genomic interval of Chryseobacterium indologenes:
- a CDS encoding Mrp/NBP35 family ATP-binding protein produces the protein MLTKEKVQDFLKEIEVDDLVNNLQIMGNDVYIDMTAHSPAMHEKKKLEAAMKQAFASEFGEDIHLKLKIVSPEPSEIQQSQIKGKQIPGIQNIIAIASGKGGVGKSTVSANMAVTLAKMGFKVGLLDADIYGPSVPTMFDTEGQKPISVEVNGKNLMKPIENYGVKMLSIGYFSGSNQAVVWRGPMASKALNQMIRDAAWGELDFLLIDLPPGTGDIHLSIIQEVPVTGAVIVSTPQHVALADVRKGIAMFQMESINIPVLGLIENMAYFTPEELPDNKYYIFGNQGAQYLAEDLGIPVLGEIPLIQNIREAGDVGRPAALQEDSKIAEIYTETARKMVESLVERNKNLPPTEAVKISTMAGCSPKAK, from the coding sequence ATGTTGACGAAAGAAAAGGTTCAAGATTTCCTTAAAGAAATAGAAGTAGACGACTTGGTGAATAATCTTCAGATTATGGGTAATGATGTATATATTGACATGACTGCCCATTCGCCTGCCATGCACGAAAAGAAAAAGCTGGAAGCCGCTATGAAGCAGGCTTTTGCCAGTGAGTTTGGAGAAGATATTCATTTAAAACTTAAAATCGTTTCTCCGGAACCTAGTGAAATTCAGCAAAGTCAGATCAAAGGAAAGCAAATTCCCGGAATTCAAAATATTATCGCTATTGCTTCCGGTAAGGGAGGAGTAGGGAAGTCTACAGTTTCTGCAAATATGGCAGTGACTCTGGCTAAAATGGGCTTTAAAGTAGGATTATTGGACGCTGATATTTATGGTCCTTCAGTTCCTACCATGTTCGATACAGAAGGGCAAAAACCAATTTCGGTAGAAGTAAACGGTAAGAACCTGATGAAACCTATCGAGAATTATGGGGTAAAAATGCTGTCTATCGGATATTTCTCAGGCTCTAACCAAGCGGTAGTGTGGAGAGGCCCAATGGCTTCGAAAGCATTAAATCAGATGATCAGAGATGCTGCATGGGGAGAATTAGACTTTTTGTTGATTGACCTTCCTCCGGGAACCGGTGATATTCATTTGTCTATTATCCAGGAAGTTCCTGTAACCGGTGCTGTGATTGTGAGTACACCTCAGCATGTTGCTTTGGCAGACGTAAGAAAAGGTATTGCGATGTTCCAGATGGAAAGCATTAATATTCCGGTTCTTGGATTAATCGAAAATATGGCGTATTTTACACCGGAAGAATTGCCTGACAATAAATATTATATCTTTGGAAACCAGGGAGCACAATATCTGGCAGAAGATTTAGGTATTCCTGTATTGGGAGAGATACCATTGATCCAAAATATCAGAGAAGCAGGAGATGTAGGAAGACCGGCTGCACTGCAGGAAGATTCTAAAATTGCGGAAATCTATACAGAAACTGCAAGAAAGATGGTGGAAAGCTTGGTGGAAAGAAATAAAAACCTTCCTCCTACTGAAGCTGTGAAGATCTCAACAATGGCCGGATGTTCTCCAAAAGCAAAATAA
- a CDS encoding NifU family protein, with protein METNITHEDTVTRVMEALESIRPFLNKDGGDIELIDVKDNQVFVKLLGNCSGCSLNFSTLKLGVENTIKQHAPEIEKVVNVE; from the coding sequence ATGGAAACAAACATAACACACGAAGATACTGTAACAAGAGTAATGGAAGCTCTGGAAAGCATCAGACCGTTTTTGAATAAAGACGGAGGTGATATAGAGCTTATTGACGTGAAAGATAATCAGGTTTTTGTAAAACTTTTGGGTAACTGCTCCGGATGTTCTTTGAATTTTTCAACCCTAAAACTAGGTGTAGAAAATACCATTAAACAACATGCTCCGGAAATCGAAAAGGTAGTTAACGTAGAATAA